From the Nostoc sp. PCC 7107 genome, the window AGCTAAATTACTCACATCCGCAGACTGGAGTCTTGTAGAGTTTACTCCTGCTGAGAATTATTGTGCGGCTGTGGCTGTGGCAGGTTCTGGTTGGGATCTCCAGTGTTGGCAATTCACTACTATTTTTTAATTAATGATTATTTATCTTCCTGCATACTTCTGACAATTTTGGGGACTAGCTTTCTTGGGACGAATCTGACAATCTTAGCGAGAAATTTATTCATCAAACCAGGAATCACCAAGGTTTTGCCTTTCATTAAGGCATCATAACCAATTTGGGCTACAGTTTCAGCATCCATCATTTTCTGACGCTTCACCAGCTTGGAATCAGCCATCCCAGTTCTTTCATGAAAAGCTGATGCTGTTGTACCTGGACACAGCACTGTCACACTTACACCTGTACCTTCTAATTCATTAGCGATCGCTTCCGAAAAAGATAATACATAAGCTTTGGTAGCAAAGTAAACTGCCATCAAAGGCCCTGGTTGAAAAGCAGCAGCTGATGCTACATTTAATATTTTGCCTTCTCCTTGTTTAATCATATCTTTGAGGAATAATTTAGTTAAATGTGTCAGACATACTAAATTAACTTGGAGCATTTCTAGTTCAGCATTCAAGTTGGTGTC encodes:
- a CDS encoding SDR family oxidoreductase, which gives rise to MNTIHQAESKKTALITGAASGIGYELACIFARNNYNLVLVDRNAAKLTEISAKFQQESSILVKEIVKDLAVSTAPEEIFRELQQANIQVNVLVNNAGFGTYGLFRDTNLNAELEMLQVNLVCLTHLTKLFLKDMIKQGEGKILNVASAAAFQPGPLMAVYFATKAYVLSFSEAIANELEGTGVSVTVLCPGTTASAFHERTGMADSKLVKRQKMMDAETVAQIGYDALMKGKTLVIPGLMNKFLAKIVRFVPRKLVPKIVRSMQEDK